One Phoenix dactylifera cultivar Barhee BC4 unplaced genomic scaffold, palm_55x_up_171113_PBpolish2nd_filt_p 000222F, whole genome shotgun sequence DNA window includes the following coding sequences:
- the LOC113463600 gene encoding uncharacterized protein LOC113463600 isoform X2 translates to MGYIMKPAQRTQCQQPYGSYHPISMCPSKNTHHVDPTVSSIAPQPGFTSFKSSIVNSSSQQSIPARFSSSRKGLQYSPTEAIEDIPACSRFSPIQPTKDIRNDAVKSPHFPSGFPLQLQPKKMKRKFSLFPPFPKQEPSRFFSQVLPFPQKLPNRRKPTRFQALQPFLEESQKASRSSSQSISSSKSSPQVALPNIPKSATSSLKSHHKMCNRLLPKIYSESTVCRDERRPVRRSRISGPSSLFQDSKRRVDLLGVHRVPRRKAARSTIPDLRAFLPLLGFQASCR, encoded by the exons atgGGTTACATAATGAAACCAGCCCAAAGAACCCAATGCCAGCAACCCTATGGATCCTACCACCCCATCTCGATGTGTCCATCAAAGAACACCCATCATGTGGATCCCACGGTATCCTCTATCGCACCTCAGCCCGGTTTCACATCATTTAAGAGCTCCATCGTGAATTCCTCATCCCAACAAAGCATCCCAGCCCGGTTCTCCTCTTCCCGAAAAGGACTCCAATACAGCCCAACCGAAGCAATTGAAGACATTCCAGCCTGCAGCCGGTTCTCCCCGATTCAGCCAACGAAGGATATTCGAAATGATGCTGTGAAGAGTCCCCATTTTCCATCGGGATTTCCCTTGCAGTTACAgccgaagaagatgaagaggaagttCAGCCTTTTTCCTCCTTTCCCGAAGCAAGAACCCAGCCGGTTCTTCTCCCAGGTTCTTCCCTTCCCGCAGAAGCTCCCAAACCGAAGAAAACCCACCCGGTTCCAAGCCCTCCAGCCGTTCCTTGAAGAATCCCAAAAGGCATCCCGTTCTTCTTCCCAAAGCATTTCAAGCTCCAAGTCTTCTCCCCAGGTGGCTCTTCCCAACATTCCAAAGTCAGCCACGTCTTCATTAAAATCCCATCACAAGATGTGCAACCGGCTTCTTCCCAAG ATCTACTCGGAGTCCACCGTGTGCCGAGACGAAAGGCGGCCCGTTCGACGATCCCGGATCTCAGGGCCTTCCTCCCTCTTCCAGGATTCCAAGCGTCGTGTCG ATCTACTCGGAGTCCACCGTGTGCCGAGACGAAAGGCGGCCCGTTCGACGATCCCGGATCTCAGGGCCTTCCTCCCTCTTCTAGGATTCCAAGCGTCGTGTCGGTGA
- the LOC113463600 gene encoding uncharacterized protein LOC113463600 isoform X1 has product MKSPVLSALEEINDKLGKICVRFDSLEKHEDMNSPSISNNLRNRYHHFSYDRAYPRGYQEKPYHLGFNRHHMTRPHETPSLSFSSLRSEFRQTSRPRTVLAAPNCPPPVSSQPREKSKNYSTLVEKPKICSSKVRCLNCTGEGHFASQCPSELLNLGVTEKEHPEEIYIADLDLTEAYDEPSPIKEVQLEPKVINLECTPAQPKENINWPSIIISNTFIGLEIDLRRIFIDRGSFTHVVSAILKDGLIAVDHPSPYTITWLETALIPRHHSFKRVYFQSYEEDVPHDVPPRNVASITLGRYNQNANGNDHLKFSGKKYDPGLYSPIPLSDYPWKHIRFAKYVKKTLWHLLGVKWKFSSAYLPQTDG; this is encoded by the coding sequence atgaaatcccCAGTTCTTTCAGCTCTTGAGGAGATCAATGACAAATTAGGCAAGATATGTGTTCGATTCGATTCCCTTGAAAAACATGAGGATATGAACAgtccctccatatcaaataaCCTCAGAAATAGATATCATCATTTCAGTTATGATAGGGCTTACCCACGTGGTTATCAGGAAAAGCCATACCACCTCGGGTTCAATAGACATCATATGACCCGTCCACATGAAACACCGAGTCTGAGCTTCTCGAGCCTTAGATCTGAATTCCGTCAGACTTCCAGACCCAGAACTGTTTTAGCCGCACCCAACTGTCCTCCACCAGTGAGTTCTCAACCCCGAGAGAAATCTAAGAATTATAGCACCCTGGTCGAGAAGCCTAAAATATGTAGCTCCAAAGTTAGATGTCTCAACTGCACCGGAGAAGGTCACTTTGCAAGTCAATGCCCCTCCGAGCTTCTAAACCTTGGAGTAACCGAAAAAGAACATCCTGAGGAAATTTACATAGCGGACCTAGACCTAACTGAAGCCTATGATGAACCGAGTCCAATTAAGGAAGTTCAGCTAGAACCGAAGGTAATTAATTTGGAATGCACCCCGGCCCAaccaaaagaaaatataaattggCCGAGTATCATTATCTCTAATACCTTCATAGGTTTAGAAATTGATCTTCGCCGAATTTTTATTGATAGAGGTAGCTTCACCCATGTAGTCTCTGCTATTTTAAAAGATGGGCTAATAGCTGTTGACCACCCGAGCCCATACACGATAACCTGGCTAGAGACAGCATTAATACCTAGGCACCACTCCTTTAAACGAGTTTATTTCCAATCATATGAGGAAGACGTGCCGCATGACGTACCTCCTAGGAATGTTGCCAGTATAACCCTAGGAAGGTATAATCAAAATGCTAATGGAAATGACCATTTAAAATTCAGTGGAAAAAAATATGACCCTGGACTGTATTCGCCAATACCTTTATCTGACTATCCATGGAAGCATATCCGATTTGCCAAATATGTCAAGAAAACTTTGTGGCATTTATTAGGGGTAAAATGGAAATTTTCATCTGCATACCTTCCACAGACCGATGGTTAG